A region from the Ictalurus punctatus breed USDA103 chromosome 25, Coco_2.0, whole genome shotgun sequence genome encodes:
- the emilin1a gene encoding EMILIN-1a — protein sequence MARSFLLCFAALLLNRCVWAAGSYTPPTRTQQARAVSRHRNWCAYVVMKSVSCVMEDGVETYVKPDYQPCGWGQCSRVVVYRTFRRPKYKISYKMVTEMEWKCCNGYSGEDCSNGPNLDSQNSNSGSSTSGSNVENEQKGGQGTGESDKIIQLEEKIQSLTKELRDMQSTLQRVNQRINEPADAARPEMRETINSIQTKLDLLDNMTQVHDRTLISINNHLVGGNSAGNDVDRGGQYSTLKDEILQELELRITLSCSSCQSGVESIQRQLQEDRERIRALEKHISVMEQHNRQTVEVLQRELARSQSCCDSSVELERRVGVLEKKVSSTAESYDILHGRIEKELKETTGNTGQGKVSDEKLNSRLRDLERRLNGTVRKAEQKCFHTESSMKELLQREISKIRTSVLNQIPDHNLRISNIERDMRDVEDSIYDHKDRITKLENKTSVFENKLTSAVVLCAETCAAQDQENKIEDAVKKLEWKIIANKEDIQRFDTRLKDLSVSGDSMMDRISDLSYNVQDIMASIGENGENFNKIVSEVEMLRLNCSACSSAFTEIENELRNLRNTTISTFEKYQGEFTNLHRKLTSGESECSQICSNLQEEVGKLKEEVEKCQDQYHISTTEHQKYIKGQNIITSTLGKELRSIQGELSGIKLTFSSINDTLRGLDHTVQTHGSTITDLDTSKNKIFSQIDKIQGGLDEHIEDSQEQFKSISHDIQKFNSSLLVETSECKHASEGLEKRLLKMENVCGRLDSLSENLQQIQNIISEHISGLWTCVNGLNTTIITQGEAIHNIESVNLENIHVKMNNLNSTLLDILKEFQTFTEQDFIGPPGPQGERGDQGLPGPMGPPGREGRQGIPGKEGPIGQPGSRGEKGPPGDDAKVPRLSFSAALTKPQVSSGTIVFNEVFVNEGMSYSPHTGIFTAPVSGRYFFSAVLTGQKNMKIEAVLSKSDYGIVRGDSTGYQPEGLEKPLAETRNAPGSLVIFNIILPLEEGDTVCIDLVTGKLADSVEPLTMFSGMLLYDNVDAVL from the exons GAATTGGTGTGCCTATGTGGTTATGAAATCTGTTAGCTGTGTTATGGAGGATGGAGTGGAGACCTACGTGAAGCCTGATTACCAGCCATGTGGTTGGGGCCAGTGCTCGCGGGTTGTGGT ATATCGGACATTCAGAAGACCAAAGTACAAGATTTCGTACAAAATGGTGACAGAGATGGAATGGAAGTGTTGTAATGGTTACTCAGGTGAAGACTGCAGCAATGGCCCCAATCTCGACTCACAGAACAGCAATAGTGGATCTTCTACATCTGGATCTAATGTTGAAAATGAACAGAAGGGTGGACAAG GAACAGGAGAGAGTGATAAAATCATACAGCTTGAGGAGAAGATTCAGAGTCTGACTAAAGAACTCCGTGACATGCAGTCCACCTTACAGAGAGTGAATCAAAGAATAAACGAGCCTGCTGATGCAGCCCGACCCGAAATGAGGGAAACCATTAACAGCATTCAGACCAAGCTGGATCTGCTTGACAACATGACGCAAGTGCATGACAGGACCCTCATCAGTATAAACAACCATCTGGTCGGTGGCAATAGTGCAGGCAATGATGTAGACAGAGGAGGTCAGTACAGCACGCTGAAGGATGAGATTCTACAGGAGCTAGAACTTCGCATCACACTGTCCTGCTCTTCCTGCCAGAGTGGAGTAGAGAGCATTCAGCGGCAGCTGCAGGAGGACAGGGAGAGAATCCGTGCATTGGAAAAGCACATAAGTGTCATGGAGCAGCACAACAGGCAGACAGTGGAGGTCTTGCAGAGGGAGCTGGCCCGCTCACAGAGCTGCTGTGACTCCAGTGTGGAGCTGGAAAGGCGGGTTGGCGTACTTGAAAAGAAGGTTAGTTCTACTGCAGAATCATATGACATCCTACATGGGCGCATTGAGAAAGAGTTAAAAGAAACCACTGGGAATACAGGACAAGGAAAGGTATCAGATGAGAAGCTAAACAGCCGCCTGAGAGACTTGGAGCGTCGACTGAATGGAACGGTGAGGAAAGCTGAGCAAAAATGCTTTCACACGGAGAGCAGTATGAAGGAGCTACTGCAAAGAGAAATCAGCAAGATACGGACCTCTGTCCTTAATCAAATTCCTGATCATAACTTAAGAATTTCAAACATTGAACGCGACATGAGGGATGTAGAGGATTCCATTTATGACCACAAGGATCGCATAACTAAGTTGGAAAACAAGACATCTGTCTTTGAGAACAAGTTGACGTCAGCAGTTGTTTTGTGTGCAGAGACATGTGCAGCACAAGACCAAGAAAATAAGATTGAGGATGCTGTGAAAAAATTGGAGTGGAAAATCATTGCCAACAAGGAAGACATCCAGAGGTTTGACACCAGGCTGAAAGATCTCTCTGTGTCTGGTGACTCCATGATGGACCGCATTTCAGACCTAAGCTATAACGTTCAGGACATCATGGCTTCGATTGGTGAGAATGGTGAGAACTTTAATAAGATAGTCTCAGAAGTGGAGATGTTAAGGCTTAACTGCAGTGCTTGCAGTTCTGCTTTCACTGAAATAGAGAATGAACTCAGAAACCTGAGAAACACAACCATCAGCACGTTTGAGAAATATCAAGGTGAATTCACCAACTTGCACAGAAAACTGACCTCTGGTGAAAGTGAATGCTCTCAGATCTGCTCCAACTTGCAGGAGGAAGTGGGCAAGCTTAAAGAGGAAGTGGAGAAATGCCAGGACCAATACCATATTAGTACGACTGAACACCAGAAATACATCAAGGGTCAGAATATCATAACTAGCACACTGGGAAAGGAACTCAGGTCCATTCAAGGTGAGCTCTCAGGAATCAAGCTGACCTTCAGCTCCATCAATGACACCCTGAGGGGACTAGATCATACTGTTCAGACACATGGCAGCACTATAACTGACCTGGATACTTCAAAGAATAAAATCTTTTCACAGATCGACAAGATCCAGGGTGGGCTGGACGAGCACATAGAGGATAGTCAGGAACAGTTCAAGAGCATTAGCCATGACATTCAGAAATTCAATAGCAGTCTGTTGGTGGAGACGAGTGAATGCAAACATGCTAGTGAGGGGCTGGAGAAGAGGCTTTTGAAAATGGAGAATGTTTGTGGTAGACTGGACTCACTTTCAGAGAATCTGCAGCAGATCCAGAATATAATAAGCGAACATATTTCTGGACTTTGGACCTGTGTTAATGGGCTCAACACTACCATCATTACTCAGGGAGAGGCCATACACAACATTGAGAGTGTGAATTTGGAGAATATCCATGTCAAGATGAACAATCTCAACTCAACACTATTGGACATCCTGAAAGAATTCCAGACCTTCACTGAGCAGGACTTTATTG GACCTCCTGGACCACAAGGAGAGAGAGGTGACCAAGGTTTACCAGGTCCAATGGGACCACCGGGGAGAGAAGGTCGCCAGGGCATACCAGGGAAGGAGGGACCAATTGGACAGCCAG GCTCAAGGGGTGAAAAAG GTCCTCCAGGAGATGATGCAAAAGTACCACGGCTGTCCTTTTCAGCAGCTCTTACAAAACCACAAGTTAGTTCAGGCACCATCGTTTTCAACGAGGTCTTTGTCAACGAAGGGATGTCATACAGTCCGCACACAG GCATATTCACAGCACCGGTGAGTGGACGTTATTTCTTCAGTGCAGTCCTGACTGGTCAGAAGAACATGAAGATAGAGGCAGTGTTGTCCAAGTCTGACTACGGTATTGTGCGTGGAGACTCAACTGGATACCAGCCAGAGGGTTTGGAGAAACCTTTGGCTGAAACAAGAAACGCTCCAGGATCGCTGGTCATTTTCAATATCATACTTCCCCTAGAGGAGGGAGACACCGTGTGCATTGACCTGGTCACAGGGAAACTGGCCGATTCCGTCGAACCTCTTACCATGTTCTCTGGGATGCTGCTGTATGACAATGTGGACGCTGTGTTATAA
- the ankef1a gene encoding ankyrin repeat and EF-hand domain-containing protein 1a isoform X2, which translates to MSSVAACRLQELQIYRLLHCVQARDTAQVKKLLRVGVHDLVNLTEPHEGKGVLHVAAVANNTDMIEFLMLHGACPDVQDKQGRTPVMLAAELGHDGVVTVLAEKHADMKLTDIEGKGVLFYCLCPTKRHARCLQVALNNMADVNNVSHAGIPLFLQACENARECEDMCLSLLDKGADPNSVNQVTGRTALMEAVRAGAVGLVRAILKRGANVNTLDSKRFNAVHFAAEGGYFEILQVLSAYVADMGVMTAEGNTALHYAAQGGFADCCRFLAQRGCNPKQKNMEGLLPRQIAKDLDHKASVKELKKAERLNGKLLKSCTNESWALTLYDWSHENEAELRKAFEFTSCGITNSEMVSFENFISVLQDFQAPINDDHVRKIKLAHDKRRQGLININDFFKGVRYLPRTLVMTYYELNRTKKRAGKSVKGKKKSKLNLPMPICVTSPENVYRQDDRGPPHFMIEKYQLFTDTHRFNQDHPPRHPIEDDSAWYKDEPEKTYININYCVKTGDIESLKMAFSRKVPVDVKDRFYKTPLMTACASGNYRVVNFLLNLGADVNACDQFCWTPLHHACHTGQLDIIKKLVEAGAAVNTPTFSGATPLMRAIESSRPCCVDYLIKAGATVTAANKSEQSCLDIAHAYADFRIVELIQAKIDSLRKPKDHKMDKAIKPQAKPRPATGTSEEKVFGLCHVCHV; encoded by the exons ATGAGCTCGGTAGCTGCGTGCCGCCTGCAGGAGCTGCAAATTTACCGGCTACTGCATTGTGTGCAGGCGCGAGACACTGCACAGGTCAAGAAGTTGTTGCGTGTTGGCGTTCATGACCTTGTCAACCTCACGGAGCCACATGAGGGCAAAGGCGTCCTGCACGTTGCTGCAGTAGCTAACAACACCGACATGATCGAATTTCTTATGCTTCATGGTGCTTGTCCAGATGTCCAGGACAAGCAGGGACGCACGCCGGTGATGTTGGCAGCTGAACTCGGACATGACGGTGTGGTGACTGTGCTGGCCGAGAAACACGCAGATATGAAGTTGACAGACATAGAAGGGAaag GCGTGCTATTCTACTGCCTCTGTCCCACCAAAAGACACGCGCGCTGCCTGCAGGTGGCGCTGAACAACATGGCAGACGTAAACAACGTGTCACATGCGGGCATCCCGCTGTTCCTGCAGGCCTGTGAGAACGCTCGGGAATGTGAGGACATGTGCCTCAGCCTGTTGGATAAGGGGGCTGACCCCAATTCTGTCAATCAG GTGACAGGTCGCACTGCTCTAATGGAGGCGGTGAGAGCAGGAGCGGTGGGGCTGGTGAGAGCCATCCTTAAAAGAGGGGCAAATGTCAACACGCTGGACAGCAAGCGGTTCAATGCAGTTCACTTCGCTGCTGAAGGAGGCTACTTTGAA ATCCTTCAGGTGTTGTCTGCATATGTGGCGGATATGGGCGTAATGACAGCAGAAGGAAACACGGCTCTGCACTATGCTGCCCAAGGGGGCTTTGCTGACTGCTGCAGATTTTTGGCACAGAGAG GATGCAATCCCAAACAGAAAAACATGGAAGGCCTGTTACCACGTCAAATTGCTAAGGACTTGGATCACAAAGCCTCAGTGAAAGAGCTTAAGAAGGCTGAACGTTTGAATGGGAAGCTTTTAAAGAGCTGCACTAATGAATCATGGGCACTGACCCTTTATGATTGGTCTCATGAAAATGAAGCCGAACTGCGAAAGGCCTTTGAATTCACTTCATGTGGAATTACCAACTCAGAGATGGTGTCTTTTGAGAATTTCATCTCTGTTCTCCAAGACTTCCAGGCACCGATAAATGATGACCATGTCCGGAAAATAAAGCTCGCTCATGACAAGCGTAGGCAGGGTTTAATTAACATCAACGACTTTTTCAAAGGAGTCAGATATCTGCCCAGGACTCTTGTTATGACCTACTATGAACTAAATAGGACAAAAAAAAGGGCTGGCAAGTCAGTGAAGGGCAAGAAGAAAAGCAAGTTGAACCTTCCAATGCCAATTTGCGTCACCTCACCAGAAAATGTTTACCGACAAGATGACAGAGGGCCACCACATTTCATGATTGAGAAGTACCAGCTTTTTACAGACACACACCGATTTAATCAGGACCATCCACCTAGGCACCCGATAGAGGATGACTCAGCCTGGTATAAAGATGAACCAGAAAAgacatacataaacataaactacTGCGTTAAAACGGGAGACATCGAATCCCTGAAGATGGCCTTTAGTCGGAAGGTCCCAGTTGATGTGAAGGATCGCTTTTACAAGACACCACTCATGACCGCTTGTGCAAGTGGGAATTACAGAGTGGTCAATTTTCTACTCAATCTTGG GGCTGATGTGAATGCTTGTGATCAGTTCTGCTGGACTCCATTACACCATGCCTGCCATACTGGACAACTTGACATCATTAAAAAATTAGTGGAGGCAGGGGCAGCAGTGAACACACCCACTTTCAGTGGAGCCACACCCCTAATGAGGGCCATTGAGAGTTCCAGACCCTGCTGTGTGGACTACCTTATCAAGGCTGGCGCAACAGTTACAGCAGCAAACAAGTCAG AGCAAAGCTGCTTGGACATTGCCCATGCGTATGCAGACTTTAGGATTGTAGAGCTGATCCAGGCCAAGATTGACAGCCTTCGGAAGCCAAAGGACCACAAAATGGATAAGGCAATCAAACCTCAGGCCAAACCTAGACCAGCCACTGGCACTTCTGAGGAGAAG gtatTTGGTTTGTGTCACGTCTGCCATGTTTAG
- the ankef1a gene encoding ankyrin repeat and EF-hand domain-containing protein 1a isoform X1, with product MSSVAACRLQELQIYRLLHCVQARDTAQVKKLLRVGVHDLVNLTEPHEGKGVLHVAAVANNTDMIEFLMLHGACPDVQDKQGRTPVMLAAELGHDGVVTVLAEKHADMKLTDIEGKGVLFYCLCPTKRHARCLQVALNNMADVNNVSHAGIPLFLQACENARECEDMCLSLLDKGADPNSVNQVTGRTALMEAVRAGAVGLVRAILKRGANVNTLDSKRFNAVHFAAEGGYFEILQVLSAYVADMGVMTAEGNTALHYAAQGGFADCCRFLAQRGCNPKQKNMEGLLPRQIAKDLDHKASVKELKKAERLNGKLLKSCTNESWALTLYDWSHENEAELRKAFEFTSCGITNSEMVSFENFISVLQDFQAPINDDHVRKIKLAHDKRRQGLININDFFKGVRYLPRTLVMTYYELNRTKKRAGKSVKGKKKSKLNLPMPICVTSPENVYRQDDRGPPHFMIEKYQLFTDTHRFNQDHPPRHPIEDDSAWYKDEPEKTYININYCVKTGDIESLKMAFSRKVPVDVKDRFYKTPLMTACASGNYRVVNFLLNLGADVNACDQFCWTPLHHACHTGQLDIIKKLVEAGAAVNTPTFSGATPLMRAIESSRPCCVDYLIKAGATVTAANKSEQSCLDIAHAYADFRIVELIQAKIDSLRKPKDHKMDKAIKPQAKPRPATGTSEEKQGAVPTPQASEYFATSTGKTEAQANSVILHSTRITSGALKKVDISFVPKTVWSKQLTTCQLMEKKEKRRQRFTHEVDFDELEMPFNKNIEKNTLELSQIFEHN from the exons ATGAGCTCGGTAGCTGCGTGCCGCCTGCAGGAGCTGCAAATTTACCGGCTACTGCATTGTGTGCAGGCGCGAGACACTGCACAGGTCAAGAAGTTGTTGCGTGTTGGCGTTCATGACCTTGTCAACCTCACGGAGCCACATGAGGGCAAAGGCGTCCTGCACGTTGCTGCAGTAGCTAACAACACCGACATGATCGAATTTCTTATGCTTCATGGTGCTTGTCCAGATGTCCAGGACAAGCAGGGACGCACGCCGGTGATGTTGGCAGCTGAACTCGGACATGACGGTGTGGTGACTGTGCTGGCCGAGAAACACGCAGATATGAAGTTGACAGACATAGAAGGGAaag GCGTGCTATTCTACTGCCTCTGTCCCACCAAAAGACACGCGCGCTGCCTGCAGGTGGCGCTGAACAACATGGCAGACGTAAACAACGTGTCACATGCGGGCATCCCGCTGTTCCTGCAGGCCTGTGAGAACGCTCGGGAATGTGAGGACATGTGCCTCAGCCTGTTGGATAAGGGGGCTGACCCCAATTCTGTCAATCAG GTGACAGGTCGCACTGCTCTAATGGAGGCGGTGAGAGCAGGAGCGGTGGGGCTGGTGAGAGCCATCCTTAAAAGAGGGGCAAATGTCAACACGCTGGACAGCAAGCGGTTCAATGCAGTTCACTTCGCTGCTGAAGGAGGCTACTTTGAA ATCCTTCAGGTGTTGTCTGCATATGTGGCGGATATGGGCGTAATGACAGCAGAAGGAAACACGGCTCTGCACTATGCTGCCCAAGGGGGCTTTGCTGACTGCTGCAGATTTTTGGCACAGAGAG GATGCAATCCCAAACAGAAAAACATGGAAGGCCTGTTACCACGTCAAATTGCTAAGGACTTGGATCACAAAGCCTCAGTGAAAGAGCTTAAGAAGGCTGAACGTTTGAATGGGAAGCTTTTAAAGAGCTGCACTAATGAATCATGGGCACTGACCCTTTATGATTGGTCTCATGAAAATGAAGCCGAACTGCGAAAGGCCTTTGAATTCACTTCATGTGGAATTACCAACTCAGAGATGGTGTCTTTTGAGAATTTCATCTCTGTTCTCCAAGACTTCCAGGCACCGATAAATGATGACCATGTCCGGAAAATAAAGCTCGCTCATGACAAGCGTAGGCAGGGTTTAATTAACATCAACGACTTTTTCAAAGGAGTCAGATATCTGCCCAGGACTCTTGTTATGACCTACTATGAACTAAATAGGACAAAAAAAAGGGCTGGCAAGTCAGTGAAGGGCAAGAAGAAAAGCAAGTTGAACCTTCCAATGCCAATTTGCGTCACCTCACCAGAAAATGTTTACCGACAAGATGACAGAGGGCCACCACATTTCATGATTGAGAAGTACCAGCTTTTTACAGACACACACCGATTTAATCAGGACCATCCACCTAGGCACCCGATAGAGGATGACTCAGCCTGGTATAAAGATGAACCAGAAAAgacatacataaacataaactacTGCGTTAAAACGGGAGACATCGAATCCCTGAAGATGGCCTTTAGTCGGAAGGTCCCAGTTGATGTGAAGGATCGCTTTTACAAGACACCACTCATGACCGCTTGTGCAAGTGGGAATTACAGAGTGGTCAATTTTCTACTCAATCTTGG GGCTGATGTGAATGCTTGTGATCAGTTCTGCTGGACTCCATTACACCATGCCTGCCATACTGGACAACTTGACATCATTAAAAAATTAGTGGAGGCAGGGGCAGCAGTGAACACACCCACTTTCAGTGGAGCCACACCCCTAATGAGGGCCATTGAGAGTTCCAGACCCTGCTGTGTGGACTACCTTATCAAGGCTGGCGCAACAGTTACAGCAGCAAACAAGTCAG AGCAAAGCTGCTTGGACATTGCCCATGCGTATGCAGACTTTAGGATTGTAGAGCTGATCCAGGCCAAGATTGACAGCCTTCGGAAGCCAAAGGACCACAAAATGGATAAGGCAATCAAACCTCAGGCCAAACCTAGACCAGCCACTGGCACTTCTGAGGAGAAG CAGGGGGCTGTTCCCACACCACAGGCCTCAGAGTACTTTGCAACCTCGACAGGGAAAACAGAAGCGCAGGCCAACAGTGTGATCCTTCACAGCACTCGGATCACCAGTGGAGCACTGAAAAAAGTGGACATCAGCTTTGTGCCAAAAACA GTTTGGAGCAAACAACTCACTACCTGCCAGCTgatggagaagaaggagaaaaggaGACAACGGTTTACCCATGAAGTGGATTTTGATGAACTCGAGATGCCTTTCAACAAGAATATTGAGAAGAACACACTGGAGCTATCACAGATCTTTGAGCATAATTGA